The Arabidopsis thaliana chromosome 5, partial sequence genomic interval gtctttttttcttttcacgttgtaaatgttttgttttgtttttgttgttctaaAGGAAGCAATGGCCAAATGAGCTTAGCTTGAGGCTGATTGGTAAGCTAGTTTTGATCTCCTTTGCAGGGTAAGCtatttactctctttttttgtgttaaaattagaaaacttggtttaaattttcacagctttttttggttctgtattcgaaaacaaaaacagggTTACTCTGTTCCAGTCTCTGTTTCTAGAAGGAATCAGGTTGACATCACCAGCAATGGCAACAGCGATGCCAAATCTTGCTCCTGGTCTCATTTTTTTCATCGCTTGGATCGTTGGGTGAATCACTAAATCCTTGTTCTAACTCGTAATTTCACGACGTGTTCCAACATTAAGTGTGGTCTTATTTTATGGATAGGTTAGAGAAGATGAATCTGAAATGTGTGTACAGCAAGTTGAAGATCTTAGGGACATTGTTGTGCGTATTTGGCGCTTTAGCTATGAGCGTAATGCACAGCACTTCGATCAgtcacaaagaagaagatgacacTCCAATATTCGTCTTTGATCGAGACAAGGTCGTTGGATGTATCTACCTTCTTGGAGCCGTCTTTGTTTTATCCACCAACGTCGTTCTTCAGGTAAGTAAACCCGGTTCGTCATAAccggtttggttcggtttctAAAATGTCGGTTATTGTAGGCGTCAACGTTGGCAGAGTTCCCGGCACCGATATCGTTAAGTGCAATAACGGCATTACTAGGAGTGTTGATAACAACGGTGGTACTACTATTACAAAAccgaaaaacaaaagtactTGCCAGTTCATTAATTAGTTTCGGTAACCTCGTTGGTTATTCTGTCCTGGTAAGTTCAAGTAGATCATTCGTAGatataaaacataatcaatTGGTTTATGGTTGGTTGGTTATaatgtatatagtttttgaaATGGTCAGGCAGGGGCAGTGAGTGGAGCATGTGTTAGCTTTAATGGATGGGCCATGAAGAAACGTGGACCGGTTTTCGTTTCAATGTTTAGTCCTTTCGCTACCGTTATTTCGGTTGCTTTCGCCGTTTTGACATTAGGAGAGTCCGTTAGCCTTGGAAGGTGAGCATTATTAACACAACTcttttaacaatattttaggttttcaTTGGTAACATTACACATTTGGTCTTCAAACTAAGAAACCCATCAAATTAGTAGGAAAACATACAATGGTAAAACTTACTCATACACGGTTATATTACCGGAGATATGCTAATTGTTACCGGATTCTAATCAAACCGTCAAAACTAATATTCGATTTTCCGAAggttatatttgattttgtttcttttaatgaattgattaacaaaaaattgcaGTGTGGGAGGGATGGTGTTGATGTTCGTAGGGCTATACCTTGTGTTATGGGCTAAAGGCAAAGAAGGGTTCTCTGAAATTGAGAGTTTTGAGAGTGAGTTCGACTCTAAGAAGCCTCTTTTGtcttgattgttttctttttgttcatcttcttcttctattaaatttatggaaaagaaaaaatggtcGAATATTTAGATATAGAGTTTTAGTCTTTATTTCTAGTCAACATTTTAGACGAAGAAAATGGAAATCTATATATGTtccatttttatattgttttttttcgcAGAACATTGATAGAAGATCTGATGGATGAAGTTACAAATCATATCGAATTACACAAGTTTTGTTccataattttaatttatttttttcatgagTTAGAGCAATTATCTTATAAGTCCACCAAAGATTACAAGTTAGGTTAACATATAAATCATGTTAGAATATCAAACCTATAAGAAGTTACTGAGCTTAGATTTGTACAAAGcattgtaaataattttaaatgtcGTTAAATTACTTGATGACATAATTTGTAAAAGTTAGCTTTGTGACTATTTTTCAACATACTAGTGTTATAGATACCAATTAGATTAGATATATCATCATTTATGGAACACAATCTATTATTATGTCTGATCTATTTATTACAGTGataatacataaattaatttgttttttttgttgttgttgtttaatCAAGCATACACTGtattctttatattttgttcGAAAAAcgttatataaaatattgttaatcTTTTTAGGACATAAAAATGCGGTCAATAATCGATAGTTATTGGCTCATAATCGTCactatgaaatatttatgaatCTTATGGAAACATACATATAAGGGTAAATccggaaaaaaataataatcaaagagtctctctctctctctctcattcgATCTCGACGATTTCACCGACTAATCGGAGTTTGGATCGGAGATTAGATCCGGGAAATCACTGACGAATCCTTTCTGGATTTTGGATCGGTCTATGCT includes:
- the UMAMIT7 gene encoding Nodulin MtN21 /EamA-like transporter family protein, which gives rise to MKVKERDRESNSFVLLQSYPNAYKGIHAMQFFCVNLYRSVLNLLEERMKTEMIEEMVIVGGLVMVQFVYAGNSLLMSYLMSLGLGPFTIVIFSTFATFIILSPFAILFERKQWPNELSLRLIGKLVLISFAGVTLFQSLFLEGIRLTSPAMATAMPNLAPGLIFFIAWIVGLEKMNLKCVYSKLKILGTLLCVFGALAMSVMHSTSISHKEEDDTPIFVFDRDKVVGCIYLLGAVFVLSTNVVLQASTLAEFPAPISLSAITALLGVLITTVVLLLQNRKTKVLASSLISFGNLVGYSVLAGAVSGACVSFNGWAMKKRGPVFVSMFSPFATVISVAFAVLTLGESVSLGSVGGMVLMFVGLYLVLWAKGKEGFSEIESFESEFDSKKPLLS
- the UMAMIT7 gene encoding Nodulin MtN21 /EamA-like transporter family protein, with product MKVKERDRESNSFVLLQSYPNAYKGIHAMQFFCVNLYRSVLNLLEERMKTEMIEEMVIVGGLVMVQFVYAGNSLLMSYLMSLGLGPFTIVIFSTFATFIILSPFAILFERKQWPNELSLRLIGKLVLISFAGVTLFQSLFLEGIRLTSPAMATAMPNLAPGLIFFIAWIVGLEKMNLKCVYSKLKILGTLLCVFGALAMSVMHSTSISHKEEDDTPIFVFDRDKVVGCIYLLGAVFVLSTNVVLQASTLAEFPAPISLSAITALLGVLITTVVLLLQNRKTKVLASSLISFGNLVGYSVLAGAVSGACVSFNGWAMKKRGPVFVSMFSPFATVISVAFAVLTLGESVSLGSVGGMVLMFVGLYLVLWAKGKEGFSEIESFEKH
- the UMAMIT7 gene encoding Nodulin MtN21 /EamA-like transporter family protein (Nodulin MtN21 /EamA-like transporter family protein; LOCATED IN: membrane; EXPRESSED IN: 8 plant structures; EXPRESSED DURING: L mature pollen stage, M germinated pollen stage, 4 anthesis, C globular stage, petal differentiation and expansion stage; CONTAINS InterPro DOMAIN/s: Protein of unknown function DUF6, transmembrane (InterPro:IPR000620); BEST Arabidopsis thaliana protein match is: nodulin MtN21 /EamA-like transporter family protein (TAIR:AT4G16620.1); Has 1807 Blast hits to 1807 proteins in 277 species: Archae - 0; Bacteria - 0; Metazoa - 736; Fungi - 347; Plants - 385; Viruses - 0; Other Eukaryotes - 339 (source: NCBI BLink).), which codes for MQFFCVNLYRSVLNLLEERMKTEMIEEMVIVGGLVMVQFVYAGNSLLMSYLMSLGLGPFTIVIFSTFATFIILSPFAILFERKQWPNELSLRLIGKLVLISFAGVTLFQSLFLEGIRLTSPAMATAMPNLAPGLIFFIAWIVGLEKMNLKCVYSKLKILGTLLCVFGALAMSVMHSTSISHKEEDDTPIFVFDRDKVVGCIYLLGAVFVLSTNVVLQASTLAEFPAPISLSAITALLGVLITTVVLLLQNRKTKVLASSLISFGNLVGYSVLAGAVSGACVSFNGWAMKKRGPVFVSMFSPFATVISVAFAVLTLGESVSLGSVGGMVLMFVGLYLVLWAKGKEGFSEIESFESEFDSKKPLLS